A stretch of the Panicum virgatum strain AP13 chromosome 9N, P.virgatum_v5, whole genome shotgun sequence genome encodes the following:
- the LOC120693147 gene encoding atherin-like, with protein MDNALIDRSASGFDFMRWTDAVDDGCRGGIAMSALPPRTSSSIYTSFPYVSQLPPFQHTPYLHSSLSLPPLPPRRPALGPLPPLMATTMAKHAAPPHRAAAAAMGKPAVPRRTGLGGEYKRKKPRAPRPGEEPPRAQRRKPLERATPLPPAPAVDEALDDLEREVTRGFVEDLMHALAPPPSSLPLPTFSLVRAAAVKSAAASCAV; from the coding sequence ATGGACAATGCCCTCATCGATCGATCTGCCAGTGGATTCGATTTCATGCGGTGGACGGACGCCGTCGACGATGGCTGCCGCGGCGGCATCGCCATGAGCGCGCTCCCGCCCCGCACAAGCAGCAGCATCTACACCTCCTTCCCATACGTTTCGCAGCTTCCCCCTTTTCAGCACACGCCGTACCTGCACTCTtcgctctccctccctccgctgcctcctcgccgcccggcTCTCGGCCCGCTCCCGCCGTTGATGGCGACGACCATGGCCaagcacgccgcgccgccgcatcgGGCGGCGGCTGCCGCTATGGGAAAGCCCGCGGTGCCGAGGAGGACGGGGCTAGGCGGAGAGTACAAGAGGAAGAAGCCGCGGGCGCCGAGGCCGGGGGAGGAGCCGCCGAGGGCGCAGCGGAGGAAGCCGCTGGAGCGCgccacgccgctgccgccggcgccggcggtagACGAGGCGCTGGACGATCTGGAGCGCGAGGTGACCAGGGGGTTCGTCGAGGACCTGATGCacgccctcgcgccgccgccaagcagCCTGCCCCTGCCCACCTTCTCGCTCGTCCGGGCTGCCGCCGTCAAGTCTGCCGCAGCATCCTGCGCCGTGTAG